GGGCGGCTACATGGACGGCAACGCCCTGTCCGCCGACCAGGTCAAGGCCATCGCCGACCTGGACAACCGCGAGACCACCCTTGCCAAGCTGGCTGGTGCCATGAAGGGCAACTTGGCCAAGGCCGCAAGCCTGTTCAACGCTCCCGCTTCCCAGGTGGCCCGCCTCGCCGGCGCGCTGCAGGAGAAGAAGGAAGCCTAAAAACTCGCGCTGGTCTGCGGTTACACAACGGCAGTGCCAGGCACACCGTACCCATACTTTTCGGGCGCACACGATTACTTCCCGCCACGATAGGCGGGCCGCGCCCACCACAGACGAAAGGATGCCACCATGGCTAAGCTTTCCAAGGACGAGCTCATCGAGGCTTTCAAGGAAATGACCCTCATCGAGCTCTCTGAGTTCGTGAAGGAATTCGAGGAGGTCTTCGAGGTCTCCGCTGCTGCTCCGGTCGCCGTTGCCGCCGCTGGCGCCCCCGCCGAGGCCGCTGCCGCCGAGGAGAAGGACGAGTTCGACGTCGTGCTGGAGAACGCCGGCGCCAAGAAGATCGGCGTGATCAAGGCTGTCCGCGAGATCGTCTCCGGCCTGGGCCTGAAGGAAGCCAAGGAGCTCGTCGAGTCCGCTCCGAAGGCCATCCTCGAGGGTGCCAAGAAGGACGACGCCGAGGCCGCCAAGGCCAAGCTGGAAGAGGCTGGCGCCACCGTCACCCTGAAGTAATCTCACTTCAGCTTTGACTTCAGCTTTGACTTCAGCTTTGAGCAAAGCCTCTGAAAGCTCGTAGAGCTTCGAGAGCATTCAACCCGGCTTCCACCACTGCGGTGGGGGCCGGGTTTTGCTGTTTTTTGGTGTCAAGCCGGCCACGCCTGCGGGCTAAGCCGGCGCGGGGGCGGCGATTATTCGAACATGTCGTAACCTGCCGCGGAAACTAAATTCTGACCTGCGGAAATGCTGGCGCCGAAAAATCGATGAAGACATTCGGAGCTTGGAGGCGGTCGGCGGCGGTGTTTCGGCCCGGGAGCCGGCGGTAGCGGCGGCGCGCGGAGCGGTGAGGGGTCCGGGAGTCTGGGGCGGGGGCGTCGATAAGCATCCCAGCAGACAGCGGCAACTGCGGTAGCGGCTATTGCGGGCGGTGGCAGGCGGCGGGTGCCGGATGCAGGCGTGGCCGCGGCGATTATTCGAACATGTCGTAACCTGCTGCGGAAACTAATTTCTGACCTGCGGAAACGTCGGCGCCAAAAAATCGATGAAGACATCTGCCGGTCGGAAGCGGCGGTCACCGGGTGCCGAAAGCCGCCGCGGGGCGGCGATGATTCGAACATGTCGTAACCTGCTGCGGAAACGCGGGAGCAGAAAAATCGGTGCAGACATTAGCCGCTCAGAGGTAGCATCAGCTCCATCGAAAAACTGGCGCGAAGCATGAGGGGTGAACGTCGTGGGCATTGACGCCGCTACACGCAACCCGTTTAGGCATCCCGACTATCGACGCTGGTTCGGCGCAGAAACGTTTTCGGATTTTGCCGCCTCCATGAGCCTTGCCACCACGCTGGTGTTGATCGAGGTCACCGAGTCCATCTCCGCGGCGGGGATCATAGCGAGTATTTCCAGCGCCCTGGCTTTGGTGGCGACGTTCCTTGGCGGGAGCGTCGGCGATGCGTATTCGCGGCGCCGGTTGCTGCTCGGCAGCGGGGTGGTGGTGACTTCGTGTGCGGGGCTGCTGGCCGTGATCCTTTTCGCACGGGCGCTTCTTCCGCACGCTTTGGTGCTGGTCACGGTGATTGCGCTGACGTTCATTGTGGGTGTGACCGCGAGCTTTTTGGCTCCGATTTTGGACGCGGCCCTCAAACGTCTGATTACGCCGCAGGAGTTTCCGCGCGCGATGAGTGCCACCCAAGCCCGCTCGGAGGTGTTGCACATCGTTGGTTCTCCGGTCGCTGGCTGGCTCTATCGGTTTTCGCCGGGTGCTCCTTTTGTCGTGGTCGCGGTGTGCCAGGGGATTTATACTGCGTTGCTGTCGCGGGTGTCCACGGAGCTGGGGCCTGAGGCGCCTGAGGCTCCTGCGGCTCCCGCAGCATCGGGCGCGTCCAAGCGGTCGGGGTGGAAGCGGGCTGTGGGGCATTCGCTCGGCGGCTGGCACCACCTGCGTACTCACCCGGAACTGTTCCGGCTGTTGTGGTGTGCGCCGCTGATCAATATTGCTGTTTTCGGCACGATGAGCTGGGTTGTCTATCAGCTCAAAGACGACGCCCATAGCTCCACCACCATCGGCTTTGTCACCGCTGGCTTCGGGGTGGGGGCGCTGGTCGGTTCTGCGCTTGCGCCGTATCTGTCGGATCGTTTCGCGGTGGGCCGGCTGGTTGTGGGCGGGCTGGTCTGGATCATCGCGGGCATGACCTGCCTGTACCTGGTGCCGCGGGAGCCCTGGCCTTTGGCGGTCATCGCGGCGGTGGCGCTCATTTTCTCGCCGGCGCTTAACGGTGCGTTGTTTGGGTATGTCTTTGCGGTGACTGGTGAGGAGCTCCAGAGCCGGGTGATTGCCACGTTCACAGCCATCGCGGGGATCGCGGGGGCTCTTGCCCCTTTGGTGGCCAGCCAGGCGGTGTATCACCACGTGCCCGCGGTCATGGGCGCGGGTGTTGCGGCGGTTGGCTTTGCAGGCCTGGCGCTAACGGTGTCCTCGCCGCAGGTCAGGGGCATTGGGAAGGTGGGGGACTGGGAAAGCTAGGCCAGCCCGGCTACACCAACCACACCCGCCCGTCGTGTTCCTCGATGGCCGCTACCGCTAGGTTTTTGCCGTCGTCGGCTAGGCCGGTGCCGTCGTCGAGGTAGAAGCGCTGCTTGAGCAGCGGGGAGGCGACGGTGGGGCGGCCTTCGTGTTCGCCGACGATGCCGCGGGCGATGACGGCGGCCCCGGAGTAGGGGTCGATGTTGTCGACCGCATACAGGCGGTCGGGCCCGCCGTGAGGGGCCGTGGCGGGGATGCGGAAGAGGGCGAGTTGGCGGCCGTCGTTAAGCAATACTGCGGCGCCAAGTTCTGGCTCTAGGTCGCTGGCGGCGCACAGATCGATGCTCATCGTGAGTTATTTCCTTTCGCAAAAAACTAGTGCACCAGGGCGGGCATGGGCAGGGGGATCTTGCGGCCGTGGTCGTGGCCGAATTGGACGGTGGGGTCGGGGGATTCGGGGGCGTTGACAAAGGAGACGAAGCGGCGCAGTTTCTCCGGGTCGCTCAGCACGGCGGCCCATTCGTCTTGGTAGGCGTCGACGTGGGCTTCTACGAAGGCTTCGAGGTCGGCGGCGATGCCCAGGGAGTCATCGATAACGACGTCGCGGATGTGGTCGAGGCCGCCGTCGAAGGCTTCTTGCCAGGCGGCGGTGCGCTGGAGCCTGTCGGCGGTGCGCACGTAGAAGCCGAGGTAGCGGTCGATGTAGCGGATGAGGTCGTCGGTGCTCACGTCGCGGGCGAGTAGTTCGGCGTGGCGCGGGGTGGCTCCGCCGTTGCCGCCGACGTAGAGGTTCCAGCCCTTTTCGGTGGCGATGACGCCGATGTCTTTGCCGCGGGCTTCGGCGCATTCGCGGGCGCAGCCGGAGACACCCATCTTGAACTTGTGGGGGGAGCGTAGGCCGCGGTAGCGCAGTTCGAGTTTGACTGCCAGGCCGACGGAATCTTGTTGGCCGTAGCGGCACCAGTCGGTGCCTACGCAGCTCTTGACGGCGCGCAGGGATTTGCCGTAGGCCTGGCCGGATTCCATGCCGGCGTCGACGAGGCGGCGCCAGATTTCGGGCAGTTGGTCCACGCGGGCGCCGAACATGACGATGCGCTGGGCGCCGCTGATCTTGAGGTGGAGGTCAAAGTCGGAGGCGATCGATGAGATGACGGTGAGCTGTTCGGCGGTGACTTGGCCGGCGGGCAGTCGCGGGCACACGGAGTAGGTGCCGTTGCGTTGCATGTTGGCCAGGAAGCGGTCGTTGGTGTCCTGGAGGGCGGCGCGGCCGTCGTCGAGGACGTGGTCGCCGGTGTGCAGGGTGGCAAAGATGGAGGCCAGGGTGGGTTTGCAGATTTCGCAGCCGCCGCCGGTGCCAAAGCGCGCGATGAATTCGCCGAAGGTGCGGATGTCCGTGGCTTGGGCGATTTCGAAGAGTTCGGCGCGGGTTTGGGGGAAGTGTTCGCACAGGGCGCGGGATTGCTCGATGCCCTCGGCGTCGAGAAGCTGGGAGAGCAGTCCGATG
Above is a genomic segment from Corynebacterium uberis containing:
- the rplL gene encoding 50S ribosomal protein L7/L12, producing MAKLSKDELIEAFKEMTLIELSEFVKEFEEVFEVSAAAPVAVAAAGAPAEAAAAEEKDEFDVVLENAGAKKIGVIKAVREIVSGLGLKEAKELVESAPKAILEGAKKDDAEAAKAKLEEAGATVTLK
- a CDS encoding MFS transporter, which produces MGIDAATRNPFRHPDYRRWFGAETFSDFAASMSLATTLVLIEVTESISAAGIIASISSALALVATFLGGSVGDAYSRRRLLLGSGVVVTSCAGLLAVILFARALLPHALVLVTVIALTFIVGVTASFLAPILDAALKRLITPQEFPRAMSATQARSEVLHIVGSPVAGWLYRFSPGAPFVVVAVCQGIYTALLSRVSTELGPEAPEAPAAPAASGASKRSGWKRAVGHSLGGWHHLRTHPELFRLLWCAPLINIAVFGTMSWVVYQLKDDAHSSTTIGFVTAGFGVGALVGSALAPYLSDRFAVGRLVVGGLVWIIAGMTCLYLVPREPWPLAVIAAVALIFSPALNGALFGYVFAVTGEELQSRVIATFTAIAGIAGALAPLVASQAVYHHVPAVMGAGVAAVGFAGLALTVSSPQVRGIGKVGDWES
- the nirD gene encoding nitrite reductase small subunit NirD, which codes for MSIDLCAASDLEPELGAAVLLNDGRQLALFRIPATAPHGGPDRLYAVDNIDPYSGAAVIARGIVGEHEGRPTVASPLLKQRFYLDDGTGLADDGKNLAVAAIEEHDGRVWLV